A stretch of DNA from Noviherbaspirillum sedimenti:
GCCGGAACTGGTCGACACCTTCATCCGCGAAACGCCGGACTACAAGAAATACGCCGCCGGCGGCGCCGGCCCTGACGGCGCGCTGGCGCAGATGAAAGCGGACCAGACGTTCATGCGGCAACTACTGCGCAGAAAATCCCGCCTGGAAGCCGGCTTGCTGGCAATGGAGCCCACCAGCGGCGCAATCAAGGCCTGGGTCGGCAGCCGGGATTTCGGCATCGACCAGTTCGACCATGTGGCGCAAGCCGTGCGCCAGCCCGGCTCGACCTTCAAGCCTTTCGTATACGGCGCGGCGCTGGAACAGGGCATCAGTCCGCGCCAAACCTTCCGCGGCGGCCCGGTCGAAATCAGGATGGCCAACGGCCGCGTCTGGCGGCCGACCGACATGGATGTGGCCGACCGCCCGATGAGCCTGCGTGAAGGCCTGGTGTATTCCAAAAACACCATTACCGCCCAGGTGATGCAAGAGGTCGGCGTCGATCCCGTGGTCGAACTGGCGCAGGCGATGGGCGTGCGCCAGAGCCGGCTCGATCCGGTCATCTCGATCGGCCTGGGCACCAGCCCGGTCACCCTGCTGGAAATGGTCTCGTCCTATGCAACCATCGCCCGCGCGGGGGAATACCGCGCGCCGCTGGCGGTCAGGCGCATTATCGACCGCAACGGCAAGCGCATTGCCGAATTCGGCGAACAGGCCGGCGAACGCGTCTTGTCGGAAGATACTGCAACCGAGCTGATCGACATGCTGCGCGCCGCGGTGGACCAGGGCACCGGGCGCCTGGTCAAGCGGCAGTTCGGCATTGTCGCCGACATTGCCGGCAAGACCGGCACCACGCAAAACAATACCGATGGCTGGTTCATTCTGATGCATCCGGGCCTGGTGGCCGGCGCCTGGATCGGCTTCAACGACCAGCGTGTGACCATGCGCAGCAGCTACTGGGGACAAGGTGGCCACAATGCCATCCTGGTGGTGGGCGATTTTTTCCGCGATGCCTTGCGGCAGAAGCACATCGACATTGCCGCGCAATTCCCGCGCCCGGAACGTTCGCCCCGGTTGGCAAACGGCCTGCTGCATGACGGCGAAGCCGGGCCTGCAGCGGAAGAAGACGATACCCTGGGCAACGGCGCGCAGGATGACGCCGGACTGCCGCTGGCCGGACTGGCGTCGGGACACGGCATCATCGTACGCCGCAAAGGCGGGCGCATCCTGATCGGCGACGCCAGCGGCATGCAAAGCATGGAAAACGACATGGCGCCCGCCGCCGCACCGGATCGCTGACGCCGGCCTGCCCGGCCTGGCCGATCAGGCGGCCTAATCGTCCTTGGCGCCGGAAATGCCGAGTTCCTGGATCTTGCGGGTGATGGTGTTGCGGCCGATTCCCAGGCGTACCGCCGCATCATTCTTGCGGCCATGAGTATGCTTCAAGGCCACCTTGATCAGGGTCGATTCGAACTGCCGCCCCAGAGCCTCCATCACCTCGGGTTGACCAGCCGACAGCATCTGCGCCGCCTCCGACTCCAGCAAGGACAGCCAGCTCTCGCGGTCGGCGCCGTTCAGATAGGCTGCCGCGCCAGCAACACCGGACGCCACCACTTGGGGCGCGCCATGCGCGTAGCCGCCCCCGGGCGGTGCATCCATCGCCGGCACCGCACCAACATAGACAGGCGGCGCCGCCATCGTGGTGGCCGGCACGCTCGGCTCGATGCCTTTTTCCTCGATCAGGTCCTGTGGCAAATCCTTGATTTCGACGGTCTGGCCCGGCGCCATGACGGTGATCCAGTTGCACAGATTTTCCAGCTGACGCACATTGCCCGGCAATTCCCGCGTGGCAAGGAACTGCATGGCGCTCTCCGACATGCGCTTGGCTTCCACCCCGAGCTGCCTGGCGCTCTGCGCAAGGAAATGCCTGGTCAGCAGCGGAATGTCTTCGCGCCGCTCGCGCAGGCTGGGCAGGCGCAGACGGATCACATTCAGGCGATGGAACAAGTCCTCGCGAAACAGGCCATCCTTGACCCGGCTTTCCAGATTCTGGTGGGTGGCGGCGATCACGCGTACATTGGCTTTCAGGGGCTGGTGCCCGCCAACGCGGTAGAAATGGCCATCCGACAGCACCCGCAACAGGCGCGTCTGCAGGTCAAACGGCATATCGCCGATTTCGTCGAGGAACAGCGTGCCGCCTTCGGCCTGCTCGAAGCGGCCGCGCCGGGTCACCTGGGCGCCAGTGAAGGCGCCGCGCTCGTGGCCGAACAGTTCGGACTCCAGCAAGTCTTTCGGGATCGCCGCGGTATTCAGCGCGATGAAGGGCTGCG
This window harbors:
- a CDS encoding penicillin-binding protein 1A, which encodes MPNQNNSDAVPNSRKGGWRRRARQCATGLGVILSLAVLAGLTYLAWLLPSLPALDVMQKVQNVRPSTVLAADGTVLTEFRQKQQETIALDQVSPHVLQALIATEDQRFHEHRGVDLRRTALALLHTITGRGQGGSTITQQLARNLFPQQIGRARSVHRKAREMLTALKIERSYGKREILEIYLNTVPFLYNVYGIEMAARTYFDKPAAQLSLPESATLVGMLKGTQYYNPVKNPERALKRRNVVLGQLLRQGWLTQQNFDVLVKQPLGAALHRPPEVGGMAPHFTAHVRKWLLDWAAREDHDLYAEGMVVHTTLDPTLQAVAEAAVERQTQALQQIADVEWGSGRLRTSLQAEFYARLHEQVTPFSHLWKSRPELVDTFIRETPDYKKYAAGGAGPDGALAQMKADQTFMRQLLRRKSRLEAGLLAMEPTSGAIKAWVGSRDFGIDQFDHVAQAVRQPGSTFKPFVYGAALEQGISPRQTFRGGPVEIRMANGRVWRPTDMDVADRPMSLREGLVYSKNTITAQVMQEVGVDPVVELAQAMGVRQSRLDPVISIGLGTSPVTLLEMVSSYATIARAGEYRAPLAVRRIIDRNGKRIAEFGEQAGERVLSEDTATELIDMLRAAVDQGTGRLVKRQFGIVADIAGKTGTTQNNTDGWFILMHPGLVAGAWIGFNDQRVTMRSSYWGQGGHNAILVVGDFFRDALRQKHIDIAAQFPRPERSPRLANGLLHDGEAGPAAEEDDTLGNGAQDDAGLPLAGLASGHGIIVRRKGGRILIGDASGMQSMENDMAPAAAPDR
- the ntrC gene encoding nitrogen regulation protein NR(I) — translated: MKPIWIVDDDESIRWVLEKALARENLVTRSFANARDAMDALQTSSPQVLVSDIRMPGETGLELLQAVKASHPGLPVIIITAFSDLDSAVAAFQGGAFEYLAKPFDVDKAVELIRRALEESLREASVEQVSAETPEILGQAPAMQDVFRAIGRLSQSNVTVLITGESGSGKELVARALHKHSPRAAQPFIALNTAAIPKDLLESELFGHERGAFTGAQVTRRGRFEQAEGGTLFLDEIGDMPFDLQTRLLRVLSDGHFYRVGGHQPLKANVRVIAATHQNLESRVKDGLFREDLFHRLNVIRLRLPSLRERREDIPLLTRHFLAQSARQLGVEAKRMSESAMQFLATRELPGNVRQLENLCNWITVMAPGQTVEIKDLPQDLIEEKGIEPSVPATTMAAPPVYVGAVPAMDAPPGGGYAHGAPQVVASGVAGAAAYLNGADRESWLSLLESEAAQMLSAGQPEVMEALGRQFESTLIKVALKHTHGRKNDAAVRLGIGRNTITRKIQELGISGAKDD